From Paenibacillus sp. V4I7, one genomic window encodes:
- a CDS encoding MFS transporter, whose amino-acid sequence MNELNRSHINPIFFIALGLFGVYTIEFGVVGILPTIMERYNVSTSQAGMLVGVFALVIALCGPFMVLLLSKYNRKNVMIVSLLIFAGSSLLSAYAPNFNVLLALRIIPALFHPVYFSFAFAAAVSLYPKEKSTQASAKAFVGTSMGMVLGIPITTYLVDQFSFEAAFIFCAIVNTAACVGIAIMLPKSSKAEKVSYGEQLDILRKVPLWINIGAATFLFAAMFSVYSYAAEYLEQVMGVSGTIVSVMLVIFGVGGVAGNLLAGRLIGKNMVRTTVFHPIVLAISFLILYMGGKSIIANIVIMVLWGAAHTSGLIVTQIWLTSEAPEAPEFATGLYISFINLGVSIGSLAGGWFITNSGMKGTIWSGLFFIMLALLCIGSKVFYFNRKGLQVNRLN is encoded by the coding sequence ATGAATGAACTCAATAGAAGTCACATAAACCCCATATTCTTTATCGCTCTTGGCTTATTCGGCGTGTATACCATTGAGTTTGGCGTTGTCGGCATACTTCCAACTATTATGGAAAGATACAACGTCAGTACGTCTCAAGCCGGTATGCTCGTTGGTGTATTTGCGCTTGTCATAGCACTATGTGGTCCCTTTATGGTACTGCTGCTTTCTAAATATAATCGTAAAAACGTAATGATAGTGTCTTTACTCATTTTTGCTGGAAGTAGTTTATTATCAGCCTATGCTCCAAATTTTAATGTGCTGCTGGCGCTTCGTATTATCCCGGCATTGTTCCATCCCGTATATTTTTCCTTTGCCTTTGCGGCTGCAGTTTCACTCTATCCTAAGGAGAAATCCACTCAGGCTTCTGCCAAAGCATTTGTTGGTACTAGCATGGGTATGGTACTTGGAATTCCGATTACAACCTATCTCGTAGATCAATTCTCATTTGAGGCTGCCTTTATATTTTGCGCCATTGTAAACACTGCTGCTTGTGTAGGGATCGCCATCATGCTTCCGAAATCGTCCAAAGCTGAGAAAGTCTCTTACGGGGAACAGCTCGATATATTGCGTAAAGTCCCTCTTTGGATCAACATAGGAGCTGCAACATTCCTATTTGCCGCTATGTTTTCGGTCTATAGCTATGCTGCCGAATACTTGGAACAAGTAATGGGGGTGAGTGGGACAATCGTTAGTGTCATGCTTGTCATTTTCGGTGTTGGGGGAGTGGCCGGCAACTTATTGGCAGGGAGACTGATTGGAAAAAACATGGTCAGAACGACTGTTTTCCATCCGATCGTATTAGCTATTTCTTTCTTAATTCTTTATATGGGGGGAAAATCCATTATTGCTAACATTGTCATTATGGTTTTATGGGGGGCCGCTCATACCAGTGGCCTCATCGTAACCCAGATATGGTTAACCTCTGAAGCTCCGGAAGCTCCTGAATTTGCCACGGGGTTATATATTTCCTTCATCAATCTGGGTGTGTCCATCGGTTCGTTAGCAGGTGGGTGGTTTATTACCAATTCAGGCATGAAAGGGACGATATGGAGTGGCTTATTTTTTATTATGTTGGCACTTCTATGTATTGGATCTAAAGTCTTTTACTTTAACCGAAAAGGATTACAGGTAAATCGGCTAAATTAA
- a CDS encoding DMT family transporter has translation MENVFKLGSKRASLYATSSRGINGIWYVALGAILWGLDPLFRILLLKSFTSAQIVFIEHLLLACYALPVLIKYRKSLAGKLTLAVIGALLFISWGGSAIATILFTSAFAHGSANSVLLLQKLQPLFAIVLARVLLKETLPSKFSGYIVMALLGTYLLTFGFASPEMGLKDLGTLSCLFSILAAVLWGGSTVMGKFLLQKNLDFPVVTSLRFLMAIPLLTVVLLVSGDAWHVGGSSAVLTLIAVNLLFQAFFPGLISMLLYYKGLSSTKAFFATLAELAFPAVGVCINWVVFGQKLTVGQLVGFVFIWLTLWLMSRSKGNVSV, from the coding sequence TTGGAAAATGTATTTAAGCTAGGAAGTAAGCGCGCAAGTTTGTATGCAACAAGTAGCAGGGGGATCAATGGGATCTGGTATGTGGCACTCGGAGCTATCCTTTGGGGGTTGGACCCTCTCTTTCGAATCTTATTGTTGAAGAGTTTTACCTCTGCTCAAATTGTGTTCATAGAGCATCTGCTGCTGGCTTGCTATGCCCTTCCAGTGCTGATAAAGTACCGTAAGTCCTTAGCCGGCAAACTAACACTAGCAGTTATTGGCGCACTACTATTTATTTCTTGGGGTGGATCGGCCATAGCTACCATACTCTTCACTTCGGCCTTCGCTCACGGCAGTGCAAACTCCGTCCTGCTTTTACAGAAGCTGCAGCCCTTGTTCGCCATCGTATTGGCTCGAGTACTGCTGAAAGAGACACTGCCTTCCAAATTTTCTGGCTATATCGTAATGGCGCTGCTAGGCACGTATCTGCTGACGTTTGGTTTTGCTTCACCGGAGATGGGCTTGAAGGATTTAGGCACGTTAAGCTGCTTATTTTCAATTCTAGCAGCTGTCTTATGGGGCGGATCGACCGTCATGGGTAAGTTCCTGCTTCAAAAAAACTTGGATTTCCCTGTAGTCACATCGCTGCGATTTCTGATGGCGATCCCGCTGCTAACGGTTGTTCTTTTGGTAAGTGGCGATGCTTGGCATGTAGGTGGTTCTAGTGCAGTTCTAACGCTTATCGCAGTCAACCTGCTGTTCCAGGCCTTTTTCCCAGGGTTGATCAGCATGCTCCTCTATTATAAGGGGCTGTCATCGACAAAGGCATTCTTTGCAACGCTTGCTGAGCTTGCTTTCCCAGCCGTAGGTGTGTGCATAAACTGGGTTGTATTTGGTCAAAAGCTGACCGTAGGACAACTTGTAGGCTTTGTCTTTATTTGGTTAACCCTATGGTTAATGAGCCGCAGTAAAGGAAATGTTTCTGTATAA
- a CDS encoding alpha-amylase family glycosyl hydrolase — MSPDFPTKGSHGVRFVYYTDIEVDSVALAGTFNNWNGDRNYMNKREDAKGWEIELAIHKGRHLYKFVVNGDAWILDPLNPSVSEDGQNNSAITVTEQGEVWIRTSEVSKEQPGYMYENFTAIQSPEWIKKSVIYELHLRAFTENGFNGLTEKIDYFKKMGINTLWLMPFNEVGQEGRLGKYGDPYAVKDFYSIDPSFGTKEDLLSFIRKAHDNGIKVIMDWVLNRTSVDHIMTRSHPEFFTRNEQGEIYYDVPNRAYFAGLEFSNREMREYVIEAMKYWIIQFDFDGIRLDDSDLTPFDFLSEIKHALQEVKADLTLISQSYDEYHHIESCDLTYDGNPRILIRDLVDGTITESDFIAVYNSYKYSFPRNALRMSWLEEKERSRACDYFGEKLAKAAASILLTLEGVPCIMMGQEFNESTLETWASLFDEYKLNWNQFDTDMFEHYKFLIQLRTNNPAFWMGELTFIRNSEELVLSYSRHYEDSKYLIVVNLSKDALFVQFDQDALAGDVINDSKNVIYRTGRDDHRSEKDSSSLWIDSYETIIYKL, encoded by the coding sequence ATGTCACCTGACTTTCCGACAAAAGGATCACATGGCGTACGATTTGTTTATTACACAGATATTGAAGTGGATAGTGTCGCTTTAGCAGGGACCTTTAATAACTGGAACGGCGATAGAAACTATATGAACAAAAGGGAAGATGCGAAAGGTTGGGAGATTGAATTAGCGATACATAAGGGGAGACATCTTTATAAATTTGTTGTGAATGGGGATGCATGGATTTTGGACCCATTGAATCCGAGTGTGTCGGAAGATGGGCAAAATAACTCCGCTATTACGGTTACCGAACAGGGAGAAGTATGGATCAGAACCTCGGAGGTTTCAAAAGAACAACCTGGATATATGTATGAAAACTTTACGGCTATTCAAAGTCCAGAATGGATAAAAAAATCGGTGATTTATGAACTTCATCTCAGGGCGTTTACCGAAAATGGTTTTAATGGACTAACAGAGAAGATCGATTATTTTAAAAAAATGGGGATAAATACACTATGGCTGATGCCTTTCAACGAAGTTGGACAGGAAGGAAGATTAGGTAAGTATGGCGACCCCTATGCGGTAAAAGATTTTTATTCCATTGACCCCAGCTTCGGAACCAAAGAGGATCTACTTTCATTTATTCGAAAAGCGCATGACAATGGGATCAAAGTCATTATGGATTGGGTGTTGAACCGCACAAGTGTGGATCACATTATGACAAGAAGCCATCCGGAATTTTTTACTCGAAATGAACAAGGTGAGATCTATTATGATGTGCCTAATCGGGCCTATTTCGCCGGGCTAGAATTTAGTAACCGCGAGATGAGGGAATATGTCATTGAGGCTATGAAATATTGGATCATCCAGTTTGATTTTGACGGTATTCGATTGGACGATTCGGACCTTACTCCTTTTGATTTTCTCTCTGAAATTAAGCATGCGCTGCAAGAAGTAAAAGCTGATCTCACCCTGATCTCACAGTCCTACGATGAGTATCATCATATTGAATCTTGTGACTTGACTTATGACGGCAATCCCCGCATTCTGATACGCGATTTGGTTGACGGAACGATCACAGAGAGCGATTTTATAGCGGTTTATAACTCCTATAAGTACAGTTTTCCTAGGAATGCGCTAAGAATGAGTTGGCTGGAGGAAAAAGAACGGTCAAGAGCATGTGACTATTTTGGCGAAAAACTTGCCAAAGCTGCAGCTTCTATCTTGTTGACGCTTGAAGGTGTTCCATGCATTATGATGGGGCAGGAATTTAACGAGAGTACGTTGGAAACATGGGCATCCTTATTCGATGAATACAAGCTGAACTGGAATCAATTCGATACGGATATGTTCGAACACTATAAATTTCTGATTCAACTTCGGACGAACAATCCAGCATTTTGGATGGGAGAATTAACGTTCATTCGCAATTCAGAAGAGTTGGTTTTATCTTACTCGAGGCATTACGAGGATAGTAAATATTTAATCGTAGTTAATTTGTCAAAGGATGCTTTGTTTGTTCAATTTGACCAAGACGCGTTAGCAGGCGACGTTATCAATGACAGTAAAAATGTGATCTATCGAACCGGAAGAGACGACCATCGCTCTGAGAAAGATTCATCCAGTCTATGGATCGATAGCTATGAAACCATCATATATAAATTATAA
- a CDS encoding serine hydrolase, with product MSKLNANKMNPDRLQAHVDEVINRTLADKRLVGAVIKVAINGVLVYNRAAGFADREKNRTMQENALFRLASVTKPIVSTAAMILVSQGRLGLDDRVDRWLPEFRPRLESGEIATFTIRQLMTHTAGLTYRFFQEENGPYHRAEVSDGMDQAGITLEENLRRIASVPLLYTPGTQWKYSIATDVLGAVIAKVTNSPLGEAIRTLVTAPLGMDDTGFTAVDPERLATAYANAVPEPRPLSDPDSIDFIDGTAGFRLAPGRALDSTAYHSGGAGMVGSAGDLLLLLEALRKGGAPLLPESVVREMTTNQLGDLPMAYWPGRGFGLGFTLLKDPITAETPESPGTWRMGGTYGHSWFVDPEKQLSVVAFTNTALEGMLGQFTVDLCKAVYDGISNE from the coding sequence ATGAGTAAGTTGAATGCTAACAAAATGAATCCTGACCGATTACAAGCACACGTGGATGAAGTAATCAATCGTACCCTTGCTGATAAACGGTTGGTTGGCGCTGTCATTAAAGTGGCGATAAACGGGGTACTGGTTTATAACCGCGCTGCCGGCTTCGCAGACCGTGAAAAGAACCGGACGATGCAAGAAAATGCCTTATTTAGGCTTGCTTCTGTAACTAAACCTATCGTTTCAACAGCTGCGATGATACTAGTTTCGCAAGGTCGCTTAGGACTTGACGACCGGGTTGATCGTTGGCTTCCAGAGTTTCGACCACGCTTAGAGAGCGGTGAAATCGCGACATTTACGATTCGGCAGTTGATGACTCATACAGCGGGGCTGACTTACCGCTTTTTCCAGGAAGAGAATGGACCCTATCATCGCGCCGAGGTATCGGATGGTATGGATCAGGCCGGTATTACGTTGGAAGAAAACCTGCGTCGTATCGCCTCTGTTCCGCTCCTCTACACACCAGGCACTCAGTGGAAATATTCAATTGCCACTGATGTTCTCGGCGCCGTGATTGCGAAGGTTACAAATTCACCGCTTGGCGAAGCCATTCGTACGCTAGTGACAGCACCGCTTGGTATGGACGACACTGGGTTTACAGCAGTTGATCCAGAGCGACTAGCGACGGCCTATGCCAATGCAGTTCCAGAGCCACGGCCTTTGAGTGATCCCGATAGCATTGATTTTATAGATGGGACGGCGGGCTTTCGGCTTGCCCCTGGCCGGGCACTTGACAGTACGGCCTATCACTCCGGTGGAGCTGGCATGGTCGGGAGCGCTGGCGACTTATTGCTGCTGCTGGAAGCACTACGCAAGGGCGGAGCGCCATTGCTGCCGGAGAGTGTGGTTCGCGAGATGACTACTAACCAACTCGGTGATTTGCCAATGGCCTATTGGCCAGGGCGAGGCTTTGGCCTAGGATTTACGCTGCTTAAGGATCCTATCACCGCAGAAACTCCGGAATCACCGGGAACCTGGCGTATGGGTGGTACCTATGGTCATTCCTGGTTCGTTGATCCTGAGAAGCAACTAAGTGTCGTAGCGTTTACCAATACAGCTCTGGAAGGTATGTTAGGCCAGTTTACCGTTGATCTTTGTAAAGCCGTTTATGACGGGATCAGTAACGAATGA
- a CDS encoding DUF4183 domain-containing protein: MPITKPFMAARRFSATIADGTGVGAAYNILATATINDAGAAATAFPTAPAYYNLYINAQIQTADTSTATTTAITIPGGDVLDPATPIVIEFIVN; encoded by the coding sequence ATGCCAATTACAAAACCCTTTATGGCTGCTAGAAGATTCAGTGCTACAATAGCTGACGGAACAGGGGTAGGAGCTGCATATAATATTCTTGCTACAGCCACCATCAATGACGCCGGTGCTGCTGCTACAGCTTTTCCAACTGCTCCTGCGTATTATAATCTTTATATTAATGCACAGATTCAAACAGCTGACACTTCAACAGCTACCACTACGGCTATTACCATTCCAGGCGGAGATGTACTCGATCCTGCGACTCCAATTGTGATCGAATTTATTGTAAACTAA
- a CDS encoding collagen-like protein codes for MAIITPILPPIVSGYIYNVSAQTVAIEADTIFDTNGILKPGITHVPGTTEIAVTNPGNYEVTFSASGVEPNQFALCVNGTPVTGTVYGSGAGTQHNNGQAIIALDASDVLTLRNHSSAAAVTLQTLAGGTQTNVNASVIIKKIS; via the coding sequence ATGGCGATTATAACCCCTATCCTTCCGCCAATCGTTTCGGGATATATTTATAATGTAAGTGCTCAAACTGTTGCTATAGAGGCTGATACTATTTTTGATACAAATGGTATTCTTAAACCTGGAATTACGCATGTCCCCGGAACAACCGAGATTGCAGTTACTAATCCGGGCAACTATGAAGTTACTTTTTCCGCATCGGGTGTAGAGCCCAACCAATTCGCACTATGTGTAAATGGCACGCCGGTTACGGGAACCGTCTACGGTTCAGGTGCAGGCACGCAGCATAACAATGGGCAGGCTATAATCGCTTTAGATGCCAGCGATGTTCTTACTCTACGAAATCATAGTTCAGCTGCTGCGGTTACCCTTCAGACTTTGGCTGGCGGCACACAAACAAACGTAAATGCTTCGGTAATTATCAAAAAAATAAGTTAG
- a CDS encoding FMN-dependent NADH-azoreductase: MATVLYITAHPHDHQTSFSLAVGKEFIEAYREANPTDEVISVDLFKEDIPQIDADVFSGWGKLQSGTAFDQLSDAEKAKVARLGAIVDQFVAADKYVFVSPMWNFSFPPVLKAYIDAISVAGKTFKYTESGPVGLLTNKKGLHIQASGGIYSEGPAAAFESGFSYLKKISQFYGIPSFEAIFVEGMAVTPDKAQSIKEKAIAQAKEVAASF; the protein is encoded by the coding sequence ATGGCAACAGTACTTTATATCACTGCACACCCGCACGATCACCAAACATCATTCAGCCTAGCGGTAGGTAAAGAATTTATCGAGGCATACCGTGAAGCGAATCCAACAGATGAGGTTATTTCTGTGGATCTATTCAAAGAAGATATTCCTCAAATTGATGCTGATGTATTCAGCGGTTGGGGAAAACTTCAATCAGGAACAGCTTTTGACCAGCTTTCTGATGCAGAAAAAGCAAAAGTAGCACGTTTAGGCGCAATCGTTGACCAATTTGTTGCTGCTGATAAATATGTTTTTGTTTCTCCAATGTGGAACTTCTCATTCCCTCCAGTATTGAAAGCTTACATTGATGCAATTTCCGTTGCAGGTAAAACTTTCAAATATACGGAAAGTGGTCCAGTTGGTTTGTTGACAAACAAAAAAGGGCTACATATTCAAGCGAGTGGCGGCATTTATTCCGAAGGCCCTGCTGCAGCATTTGAAAGTGGCTTCAGCTACCTGAAAAAAATCTCGCAATTCTACGGTATCCCTTCCTTCGAAGCCATTTTTGTTGAAGGCATGGCTGTAACGCCGGATAAAGCTCAATCCATTAAAGAAAAAGCAATTGCACAAGCAAAAGAAGTTGCAGCTAGCTTCTAA
- a CDS encoding CBO0543 family protein produces MEKILLRILFASSVAAAPFIMKRNNLLMYMTVFFAKCVLSSSLDSIFIKKGNISYPVRPFAKIFETNILYDLLFYPLLSVLWVRWSYQSKPLELITRSLVFSGPMTLLQWFLERKTDLFRWKSWSALHTFASINFTLFTIRGFVGLLRRITPEINVRGGNFVEERANSKMLSPEFIASTANHRLPNDNYAQIQ; encoded by the coding sequence ATGGAAAAGATTTTATTACGAATTTTATTTGCATCATCAGTAGCAGCTGCCCCATTTATTATGAAACGAAATAACCTGCTGATGTATATGACCGTATTCTTTGCAAAATGTGTTTTATCAAGCTCGCTAGATTCAATCTTTATTAAAAAAGGGAATATATCGTACCCCGTTCGACCTTTTGCTAAAATATTTGAAACGAATATTCTGTACGACTTATTATTCTATCCGCTTTTAAGTGTACTATGGGTAAGATGGTCTTATCAAAGTAAACCACTTGAACTCATCACGAGAAGTCTAGTATTTAGTGGACCAATGACTTTGCTTCAATGGTTTTTAGAGAGGAAAACCGATTTGTTTAGATGGAAATCCTGGTCCGCTCTTCATACGTTTGCGTCCATTAACTTTACTTTGTTTACGATAAGAGGGTTTGTGGGTTTATTAAGAAGGATAACGCCTGAGATAAATGTTAGAGGAGGAAATTTCGTAGAGGAACGAGCCAATAGCAAGATGCTTTCACCTGAGTTCATAGCAAGTACGGCAAATCACCGACTGCCAAATGACAACTATGCACAAATCCAATAA
- a CDS encoding DUF3231 family protein, with the protein MNTTQLKLTSTEIGALWGQYVNGTMVNCVIKYMLSIIEDKSIKEVFNDAIKITENQMQQVSTFILNDGFPLPVGFTDGDINSNIKRLFSDIFCLDYLYLMTIHGLNGHLYSLTTSVRKDLRDFFDSCLTDGKNMYNRTVDLLLEKGHFQRDPYFFPRANPEFIDSKKYLDGFWGDKRPLSAIEIGNISLNLKKSIMAKTLGIAFSQIAGSKEIRKFLTDAVQTSNDHIQLLSKKLKDDNLPVPMSWETEITESTDSPFSDKLIMYHTGFLFLTSQSYYGLGLAGSMRSDLILDYERIILKDLTVSKNWFDLMIKNKWLEQPPIAPNRKEIAKKQ; encoded by the coding sequence ATGAATACAACTCAATTAAAACTAACATCGACGGAAATCGGAGCATTGTGGGGGCAATACGTAAATGGCACAATGGTAAATTGTGTAATTAAATATATGCTTTCCATTATAGAAGATAAGTCCATCAAAGAGGTTTTTAACGATGCAATAAAAATAACTGAGAATCAAATGCAGCAGGTCTCCACATTTATTCTTAATGATGGATTTCCACTACCCGTAGGGTTTACAGATGGAGATATCAATTCCAATATAAAAAGATTATTTTCAGATATTTTCTGTTTAGATTATTTGTATCTCATGACCATACATGGTTTAAACGGTCACCTTTATTCGTTAACTACATCTGTCAGAAAAGATCTAAGAGATTTTTTTGATTCCTGTTTAACAGACGGAAAAAATATGTACAATCGTACTGTTGATTTATTACTTGAAAAGGGACATTTTCAAAGAGACCCTTATTTTTTCCCCCGTGCAAACCCAGAGTTTATTGATAGCAAAAAATACCTCGATGGTTTTTGGGGAGATAAACGTCCTCTTTCAGCCATAGAAATAGGTAATATATCCCTTAACTTAAAGAAAAGTATTATGGCAAAAACACTTGGAATTGCATTTAGTCAAATTGCCGGAAGCAAAGAAATAAGAAAATTTCTAACAGATGCCGTTCAAACGTCAAATGACCACATTCAATTGCTAAGTAAAAAACTAAAAGATGATAATTTACCTGTTCCAATGTCATGGGAAACGGAAATAACGGAATCTACAGATTCACCATTTTCCGATAAACTTATTATGTATCACACTGGTTTTTTGTTTCTGACTTCACAATCCTATTATGGATTAGGACTAGCGGGTTCTATGAGGTCTGATTTAATTCTTGATTATGAGCGAATCATTCTCAAAGATCTAACTGTATCAAAAAATTGGTTTGATCTCATGATAAAAAATAAATGGTTAGAACAACCACCCATTGCACCTAACAGAAAAGAAATTGCTAAAAAGCAATAA
- a CDS encoding metallophosphoesterase → MAEHLNVGQDNKPNVRFIVITDTHVEDDIESVHSQNFIQALQDIRTISPDSQGIMHVGDMTNNGKQAEFETMTQILKDHREGLPPIYFTYGNHDVRWADFDSQMSYITTNTGMDKKYYDFWIKDYHFIFLGTEKGLKDFSYLSETQLEWLDLKLSEHEEAHKPSFIFIHQPLKNTVSGSQNKFGWYGIRQDRELKTILAKHPQSMLFTGHSHWELGSADTMYNAKYTTMFNAASTAYLWTDENVEKEGSQGYFVEVYDHKVVVKGRDFLAKTWIEDATFSVPLPSLIPVVDPEDDPDLTLGSPTMQIDKAFYRTSDLIEVTYKGSVGEDAFGIFPRGALPSETQPITPIAHIKSNSNSQPDGRIIFTDLNLPFGSYDIIYLGETMNTELVRITFEVNED, encoded by the coding sequence ATGGCGGAGCATCTAAATGTGGGACAAGACAATAAGCCGAATGTCAGATTTATCGTCATTACTGATACACATGTGGAAGATGATATAGAAAGCGTACATTCGCAAAATTTCATTCAGGCCTTACAGGATATCAGGACAATTTCGCCCGATAGTCAAGGCATTATGCATGTTGGTGATATGACGAACAATGGCAAGCAAGCAGAGTTTGAAACGATGACTCAAATTTTGAAGGATCATAGAGAGGGTCTGCCACCCATCTATTTTACTTATGGCAACCATGATGTCCGTTGGGCGGACTTTGATAGTCAAATGTCTTATATTACGACAAATACGGGTATGGATAAAAAGTATTACGATTTTTGGATAAAGGACTATCATTTTATTTTCCTAGGGACAGAGAAAGGGTTAAAGGACTTTTCGTATTTATCAGAGACGCAGCTTGAGTGGTTAGATCTAAAGCTATCGGAGCACGAAGAGGCTCACAAACCATCCTTTATTTTCATTCATCAGCCTTTGAAAAATACTGTTTCAGGGTCACAAAACAAATTCGGTTGGTATGGTATTCGACAGGACAGGGAGCTTAAAACTATACTAGCTAAGCATCCACAATCTATGTTATTTACTGGTCATTCCCATTGGGAACTGGGCTCCGCAGACACCATGTACAACGCAAAGTATACAACTATGTTTAATGCAGCCTCCACAGCATACTTATGGACGGATGAGAATGTGGAGAAGGAAGGCTCCCAGGGATATTTCGTAGAGGTTTATGATCATAAAGTAGTCGTAAAAGGAAGGGACTTTCTCGCTAAAACGTGGATTGAGGATGCTACTTTCTCAGTACCACTTCCTTCGTTAATTCCGGTAGTGGACCCTGAAGACGATCCCGATCTGACGCTCGGTAGCCCGACAATGCAGATAGACAAGGCCTTTTATCGGACAAGCGATTTAATTGAAGTTACTTACAAGGGGTCAGTGGGAGAAGATGCGTTCGGTATTTTCCCAAGAGGTGCTTTACCGAGTGAGACGCAGCCTATAACTCCCATAGCGCATATTAAAAGCAATTCAAATAGTCAGCCGGACGGTAGGATCATATTCACTGATCTGAATCTTCCATTTGGATCTTACGATATCATCTATTTGGGGGAAACGATGAATACTGAGCTGGTTCGAATAACATTTGAGGTTAATGAGGATTAG
- a CDS encoding DUF4183 domain-containing protein, translating to MVYNTHKKNRMTPATRKHIRKKKCIIKKKNTGVSAGIKWRDSNASRKKDCKKKTKIVSPLKRKKRKRAACPQPEINITVPQGPQGSQGPQGTQGLQGLQGPQGLQGPRGIQGAPGPTGPIIIPNLSTLLTANRYLFIADTDVTLPTVIPANQFTNDENESIAEFIDLDQNSYANLYMNGIMQVGASYSVSTNALAIINGNDTIFAGTPILLEIVRLSIQIIS from the coding sequence GTGGTGTACAATACCCATAAAAAAAATCGAATGACTCCAGCTACAAGAAAACATATACGTAAAAAGAAATGTATCATCAAAAAAAAGAACACAGGTGTATCAGCAGGAATAAAATGGAGGGACTCTAATGCCAGTCGGAAAAAAGACTGTAAAAAGAAAACAAAGATAGTTAGCCCTCTTAAAAGGAAAAAACGGAAACGTGCAGCTTGTCCACAACCAGAAATTAATATAACTGTTCCGCAAGGACCTCAAGGCTCACAAGGACCTCAAGGAACTCAAGGACTTCAAGGACTTCAAGGACCCCAAGGGCTCCAAGGGCCTAGAGGCATACAGGGAGCTCCTGGGCCAACAGGACCTATCATCATCCCTAATCTCAGCACTTTGCTAACTGCTAACAGATATTTATTTATTGCGGACACAGATGTAACTCTCCCAACAGTTATTCCTGCAAATCAATTCACAAACGATGAAAATGAATCAATAGCTGAATTTATAGATTTGGATCAAAATAGTTATGCAAATCTCTACATGAACGGAATCATGCAAGTTGGTGCCTCTTACAGTGTGAGTACAAATGCTTTGGCCATTATAAATGGCAATGACACCATTTTTGCAGGTACCCCAATATTACTTGAGATCGTTCGTTTATCGATTCAAATCATTTCTTGA
- a CDS encoding Lrp/AsnC family transcriptional regulator encodes MDHVDKQILYYLQNQARISMTELGKCVGLSQPAVTERVRRMEEKGIIKEYRTLISPEKIGKQAAAYILFHTRDCHAFLDFCRSSPDVVECNRISGEHNYLLKVMTDSTRSLEEFGNQCDKYGTYTILIVMSSPIETKLLIPSLEEANLLAELE; translated from the coding sequence ATGGACCATGTTGATAAGCAAATCCTTTACTATCTTCAAAACCAAGCGAGAATATCAATGACGGAACTAGGCAAGTGTGTCGGGTTATCACAACCCGCGGTAACGGAGAGAGTAAGACGTATGGAGGAAAAAGGGATCATCAAGGAGTATCGCACCCTGATTTCTCCGGAGAAAATCGGGAAACAAGCTGCGGCCTACATCTTATTTCATACGAGGGATTGTCATGCATTCCTTGACTTTTGCCGCTCATCACCTGATGTCGTCGAATGCAACCGCATAAGCGGAGAACATAACTACTTATTGAAAGTAATGACCGATTCCACACGGTCTCTCGAAGAGTTCGGCAACCAATGTGATAAGTATGGGACGTATACGATTCTTATCGTGATGTCATCACCAATCGAGACAAAATTACTTATCCCATCGCTTGAAGAGGCAAACTTGCTTGCGGAGCTAGAATAA
- a CDS encoding potassium channel family protein has translation MISFLLTLKRLISGLWRAFKLKNFQALFILVIFMLLSGTIFYVRQEGLTVINALYFCVTTLSTVGHPSFEPQTTLGKVFTMIYIIVGTGLFVGMIGHIAYALIKQPEN, from the coding sequence ATGATATCATTTTTGCTGACCTTGAAACGTTTGATTAGCGGATTATGGAGAGCTTTCAAACTGAAAAACTTCCAAGCTCTTTTCATATTGGTTATTTTCATGCTATTGTCCGGAACCATTTTCTATGTAAGGCAGGAAGGGCTCACCGTGATCAATGCGTTGTACTTTTGCGTCACTACGCTCAGTACGGTTGGACATCCGAGTTTTGAGCCCCAGACGACGTTGGGAAAAGTTTTTACTATGATTTATATTATCGTTGGCACCGGATTGTTTGTAGGCATGATTGGACATATTGCTTACGCGTTGATAAAGCAACCAGAAAACTAA